The Methylomusa anaerophila genome has a segment encoding these proteins:
- a CDS encoding ABC transporter substrate-binding protein — MKKRIFIMSLAAVIMFMLLAAAGCGKSSVTKDAAGEADKPKFVNGKLTKEFHLKVATFQSYNEFTIADKLGFFKEVGIIPEYTGVINTPALAVQAVIKGNNHLLALGHPMDIAAARLAGAKIKIVLHSMVDDPDPDKMHITWLTKSDSPINSPQDIVGKKIALNGTSGCAGLIFDEFLRQNNIPKDKLTIVVMPDKQQEQALKQGQIDVAALHNVYTKATRNTGGVKVLTTSYKINEVNGGGPLGGLAVRSFSEDFIKEYPDVVKAYIAADLKAQHWIMNHYDESLKIMADFLQVDVKDVAGNVYPNQWWIQDNDINYWIKLGEQNGWYKPGEVSPKDLYTNDLNPYYTKEIPIPAN; from the coding sequence ATGAAAAAAAGGATTTTTATAATGTCACTTGCGGCTGTCATTATGTTTATGCTCCTGGCGGCGGCAGGATGCGGCAAATCTTCAGTAACTAAGGATGCTGCCGGCGAAGCTGATAAACCTAAATTTGTTAACGGCAAGCTTACCAAGGAATTTCATCTTAAAGTCGCAACTTTTCAAAGCTATAATGAGTTTACCATCGCCGACAAACTGGGCTTTTTCAAGGAAGTGGGGATTATCCCGGAATATACCGGCGTGATCAATACGCCGGCATTGGCAGTGCAGGCAGTAATTAAAGGCAACAATCATCTATTGGCTTTGGGACATCCCATGGATATTGCGGCGGCCAGGCTGGCGGGAGCTAAGATCAAGATTGTGCTTCACAGCATGGTAGATGATCCTGATCCGGATAAAATGCATATAACATGGCTAACGAAGAGTGACAGTCCAATTAATTCTCCCCAGGATATCGTTGGTAAAAAGATAGCCCTCAACGGCACTTCCGGTTGTGCAGGACTAATATTTGATGAATTTTTACGCCAGAACAATATTCCCAAAGATAAACTTACTATTGTGGTAATGCCGGATAAGCAGCAGGAACAGGCTCTGAAACAGGGACAAATCGATGTGGCGGCGCTGCACAATGTTTATACAAAAGCCACCAGAAACACAGGCGGCGTGAAAGTACTTACCACCAGCTACAAGATCAATGAAGTCAACGGCGGCGGCCCGCTGGGCGGTCTGGCCGTCAGATCCTTCAGTGAAGACTTTATCAAGGAATATCCTGATGTTGTCAAAGCCTATATTGCTGCCGATTTGAAGGCGCAGCACTGGATTATGAACCACTATGATGAATCACTGAAGATTATGGCAGACTTCTTACAGGTGGATGTCAAGGATGTAGCGGGAAATGTCTATCCCAATCAGTGGTGGATTCAGGATAATGATATTAATTACTGGATTAAACTGGGGGAGCAGAATGGATGGTATAAACCCGGGGAAGTAAGTCCCAAAGATCTGTACACAAATGATCTCAATCCCTATTATA
- a CDS encoding methionine ABC transporter ATP-binding protein, producing the protein MISIKNLNKTYVTPHSKITALSNINLEIEKGDIFGIIGFSGAGKSTLIRCINRLEEPDSGTILIEGQDITAMNNTQLRLARRKIGMIFQQFNLLDAKTVYQNVAFPLEVSGYPKKLIHSRVEEILELVGLADKAKAYPLQLSGGQKQRVGIARALSNEPNVLLSDEATSALDPQTTYSILELLKDINKKLGLTIVLITHELDVLKHICNNMAVIEQGEIVENGPVEKFFLNPESDTAKRFIDILQGFQAKRVYRGGEGI; encoded by the coding sequence TTGATATCTATTAAAAATTTAAACAAAACCTATGTTACGCCACATTCCAAAATAACGGCGTTAAGCAACATAAACCTGGAAATTGAGAAAGGTGATATTTTTGGCATTATCGGCTTTAGCGGGGCTGGCAAGTCAACGCTGATAAGATGTATAAACCGGCTGGAAGAGCCTGATTCCGGCACTATTCTTATTGAAGGGCAAGACATCACCGCCATGAATAACACGCAGTTAAGACTGGCGAGAAGAAAAATCGGGATGATTTTTCAGCAGTTCAATTTGCTTGATGCCAAAACTGTATATCAGAATGTGGCCTTTCCCCTGGAAGTGTCCGGATATCCTAAGAAGCTGATTCACAGCAGAGTGGAGGAAATTCTTGAGTTAGTAGGATTAGCGGATAAGGCAAAGGCTTATCCGCTGCAGTTAAGCGGCGGTCAAAAGCAGAGGGTTGGTATTGCGCGGGCCCTTTCCAATGAGCCGAATGTCCTCTTAAGTGACGAAGCTACTTCCGCCCTTGACCCGCAAACAACGTATTCCATATTGGAACTGCTGAAAGATATAAATAAAAAGCTTGGTCTGACAATTGTTTTAATAACTCATGAGTTGGATGTGTTGAAACATATCTGCAATAACATGGCTGTTATTGAACAGGGAGAAATTGTTGAAAACGGGCCTGTTGAAAAATTTTTCCTGAACCCTGAGAGTGACACGGCTAAACGGTTTATTGACATACTGCAGGGTTTTCAGGCAAAAAGGGTATACAGAGGAGGTGAAGGAATTTGA
- a CDS encoding methionine ABC transporter permease, whose protein sequence is MNDDLLDLLLTGLGETVYMVVFSTAVALVLGLPLGIILVVTEKGYVLEALKFNKILGTLINVVRSFPDIILIVVLLPLARFIVGTTLGSTAALVPLSIGAAPFIARIIENCLKEVSFGKIEAAMAIGANPLTIITKVLIPEALPSLIRGITIAVIAITGMTAVAGAIGAGGLGSLAIRFGYMRFRDDVMLATVVTLIILVQGVQWGGDYLAKYINRKRYKFD, encoded by the coding sequence TTGAACGACGATTTGCTGGACCTGTTGCTGACCGGACTCGGCGAAACTGTGTACATGGTAGTGTTCTCCACCGCCGTCGCCCTTGTGCTTGGACTTCCGCTGGGAATTATACTTGTGGTTACTGAAAAGGGATATGTGTTGGAAGCTCTTAAGTTTAATAAAATCCTTGGGACATTAATCAATGTGGTACGCTCCTTTCCTGACATTATACTCATTGTTGTTTTATTGCCTTTGGCAAGGTTCATTGTGGGGACAACATTAGGTTCCACAGCGGCCCTTGTGCCTCTGTCCATCGGCGCAGCGCCGTTCATCGCGAGAATTATCGAGAACTGCCTCAAAGAGGTTAGCTTTGGCAAGATTGAGGCAGCCATGGCTATCGGCGCCAATCCATTAACAATAATCACCAAAGTCCTTATCCCCGAGGCTCTGCCTTCTCTCATCCGGGGGATAACAATCGCGGTGATTGCGATTACCGGCATGACGGCGGTTGCCGGGGCGATCGGAGCCGGCGGCCTCGGCAGCCTCGCGATACGGTTTGGATACATGCGATTCAGAGACGATGTGATGCTAGCCACGGTCGTAACATTAATCATTCTTGTGCAAGGTGTGCAGTGGGGGGGAGATTATTTAGCCAAATACATTAATAGAAAAAGGTATAAGTTTGATTAA